In Heliomicrobium gestii, the sequence TCATTTACTTGAGAGATATATGTTTCTTTAGCCAATGTCTAAAAAATTCCATTTGTTCTTTAGTGTGAAAATAGTGTTCTCCCTGCTCCATTACTTGCAAATCACAGTTGAAGTGTTTTGCAAATGCTGATACCACATCAAACTCACATAAGTTATCTTCTGAGCCATAGAGAATTGACGTTGGATTATTCCATGCAACAATGGGGTGTTCTTTCACATAGCAGTAGTAATCCCAATAAAGTGATTGTCCAATAGGTGTCGAAACTACTTTTTTCCATCTTTAATCTATTCTCGCTTATATCAAACCACGTCATCATATTGTTTATGATGCGTTCCATATTTACCACGGGAGAGAGAAACAACGACTGTTTTAAAGGCTCATGCGAGGAACCGAATATAGTATCGCACTTATTTGATTTCCTCAGCCAACTCCAAAATAATCCCCTCTGGACCACGAAGTAAACATACCTTATAGCTCTCTTTATATTGCTGTATCTCACTAAAGATTTCCGTTCCCTTCTTTTTCAACTTGGCAACAATAGCTTCAATGTCTTTAACAGCAAATGCAATATGGCGGATACCCAGCGTATTTGCAGAGGGCTTTAGAATACCTTGATCATCCGACGGATTATAAAATTTAAATAACTCTATATTAGCCTGACCGTCTGGCGTCCGGAAAACTACGCATTTTGCTTTAACGTTATTAAGTCCAACAACCCTATCCACCCATTCCCCTTCCACTTCTCTTTCCCCTACCAATTCAAGTCCAAAATCTAAAAAAAACGTTTTAGCCACAGAAAGATCATTTATAACTACACCCACATGATCTATTCGATGAATCTTCATATCCCACATCTCCTGTGTTCCTGTTTTTTTTTGTGTTCGTTAACCAACTCAAATCAAGTTCGCCTACGATAACCTAACAGAAATCACACTCAGTTATGTCCTACAAAGCGGAAAGCCCTTAACGATCTGCTCGTTTGAATTCGTCATCCTGCTGTTCAAACCATAATACAGCCAACATTACCACTCTCATTACAATCATAACCACCCACATAATCAAGAAAGTGTGATAATATTTCCACGTATATAGTTGAAAGATTTCAAACGAAGAAAGCAAAGGTAAAAATAGGAAGCACAACATAGTTTCAGTAATAGTCGTCCATAATATGAAGGATTTCCATGTTGAACAGTATTGGTAAACGAGCATAGATATCAATGGAAACACCGTCAAATCATTAAGAAATAATGAGTGACCGAGCGGTAGCAGCTTAACACTATACACGAATCCCCCAATCGATGCCCCAACATCATCCATGATAATCCTTGATACTGCTATAAAAGAACCGAATAACAGTATGTTGGATAGCCTATGTTTATCCACATATTTCCACCATATCATGTAGCTAACCGCAATAACGATAACGATAAACCACCAACGAGTTGAAAAAAGATCAGCTCGCCATTGTGGGTATATAATTCCCCATAGCTGGAGTCGGAGATCACGAATTAAATCCGCAGTGTTCATTTTTATTCCTCACCTAATACCTAGAGTTGAAAAGCGTACCGAACTTGGTATAGGATGCCACTAGAGCAATAAATTATGACACCTTAGGGATATTTTTTTGCCATGAAAAGGCCTACTCATGCCTAGTTTGTTATAATGGTGACGAGAAGATTTCCGAAAGGCAGGTGCCTAATGCTCGACATGTTAGAGTTAACCATAGGTTCCATCTTTATAGTTTTTTTACTTCTGTTCGTTAAAGTAGGCATTTTCATTTTACTGATCATAGGAGCTTATCTTGCCTATAAAAGGTTTACCTCACCGGCCGAAGTCGCAAAAAGGCGGTATGCAAAAGGGGAAATCACCTTTCAGGAGTTGCAGGACATCCTAAAGAACTTGGAAGTAATGAGGTAGCCTCATCTGCTATCTTGCTTTTATCCCGCATCTCGCGCTCCTTTCCCACCGTGTGAACATTTCTCTCAACCGTAAGTTTTGATAGAACAGCATCAAGATTCACCAGACCTGTTGACCATTAAACAAGGAGGCTTTTTTGTGTTACAAGTTATCAAGCAGCTCAAGTCGATGATAGCTGAATTAAAAAATAGCGAAGACGCAAACAAAGATAATGAGAAAGGCAAAAAAATCCGAAAAACCATATCAATTTTGGAATCCACCATCGACGAGATCGACTATCACGTGTAAATTACGGGAGAAAAGGATCAAAAATGGATAGAAGCAAGAAACCGTCTGCTGGCCATTAGGGCCATTAGACGGTTTCTTGCTTCTGTTTGATCTAGCATCATTTACTCCTATGTAATTGTTGAATCACTTTCGCCTCGATCTGGCGAAGAGCCCATGGGGTTACTCCCTGTGTTTCTTCTAGTTCCTTTAGCGTCAACGGCTGTGGTCGACCGATCCCAAACCGTAGTTTGAGGATTTGCTTTTCAAAGACAGACAGATTGCTGGCGTCCATGGCTTGGATTACTTCTTCTATGGAAAACATAAATGCCTCCTTAACTGATTTGTCATCTCACGGAGATATTTTGCCTTAGAACAAGGCTGCGTTGTAACGCTTTCGTTTGTGACGGAATAATCTGCTTGGGGCGATCATCCGCCCTGTTTCCAGGATGGAGAGCCTCACCGGTTGCGCCTGAATGCTTCAACACACTGCCTCTTCTGAACAAGGAGGGATGAGCGTGAGCCACAATCAGCCGCCTCGTCGACCAAACTGGTATTACCCGCCCTTTGGGACCTATTATCCGCCCTACTATCCCGCCTACCCACCCTATCCTCCCATTCCACCTTATCCTCCCTATTACCCCCCATACCCGATATACCCGCGTCCCCCTATCTATTATCCTCCATTTCCTCCTTATCCTCCTCGTCCGCCCTACCCGGGTCCACGGCCTCCCTACGGTCCGGGGCCGCGAGGACCACGGTGAACAGCGTTCCAACGGCTTTAACCAGATTGCTGCCTCTTCAAGTGGTTGCCCCATTCCCAGCCTCGTCAATACGCGACGAGGCTTTTTCGGATACTATCGGTCACCTGATTCGGCATTTTTCATTTTTTCAATATCCGCTTCGAATTCCTTGGCCAGGGACTTCAGGGTGTCCATCTCTTCTTCTAAGAGTTTATACACTTCGACGGGAGGCTTAATGCCACTTGCTTTGACCTCGTCTAAAAAATCCTGAATCCGCTGGGCTGTTTTTTCACAAGCTGCTAGCGTACCGGTTAAAGCGACCAGTTGGTCGGCTTTCCGTTCTTTTCGTATCTCCTGTTGCCGTTCCGACAAAACGAACACACCTCAATCCGCACGTTATCTATGAATATCTTTCCCATTCCAATCAAATTTACTAAGTTCATCTACGTTAATCGTGGAATGTAAAAACCCAGACCGTTCGGCCTGGGTTACTGTAATCATATGAGTTCATCTACTTTTTCGGCGATTACAGGGCAACTTGCTCCTTCTCACCTGTGGCGGACTGAAAGGCCTCTAAAACAACTTCGGATAAGATAGCACGTGCTTCTTGGGAAATGGGATGAGCAATATCACGGTATTTCCCATCCGGTGTTTTTCGACTCGGCATGGCCACAAAGATCCCCTTCGGTGTTTCCACAACCTTTATGTCGTGAATGACAAATTCGTCGCCAATCGTAACCGAGACAATGGCTTTTACTGTGTTTTCCAAATTCACTTTCCGGATTTTGACTTCCGTGATGTTCATCCTCGCACCCCCTAAAGCTATTATATAATCATAATTTTACAACATTTTTTGATAGAGTCAACAGACTTATGATGAATTTTAATAATCTTTGTAAAGGTTTTGTTCGGCCAATCGGAAAGGGGCATTACAAATTTCCCACCACGTTATGTTCCTTACTGCTCAATCGACAGATCATCATCGGCAAGGGCGCCCTGATAGGAACGGAGGATCACCTCGGCGATGGTGGACTTCACCTGCGTTGAAATCGGTTGCGCGATGGCCGGCATGGAGACGACCAGCCCCGATTCCCCTTCAATGACCTTGATGTCATGAATGACAAACATATCATCAATCGTCATCGATGCGATGGCTTTCATATCACTGTCATCGAAAAGTTTCCGGATCTGTACATCTGTGATTCTCACCGGCACACACCTTCCCTTTATCTTTCTCACCGGTAGAGACCGGTGGGATGGCGCATTACACTTCTATGTATTCCATTTTCCGAAAGGCCTTGATGACCGTTTGGGTCACGTACTCCCAGGCCTCTTTGTTGGTTGGATGGGCCGTATACCGGATCCCCTCAGTGAAGGGTTTGCGCCGGGGCATTTCGACGGCCAGCCCTTCCGGCCCTTCAATCACCTTAATCCCATTGATGATCAGGGCGTCATCCAGTGTAATCGACGCGATCGCTTTGATTTTATCCAACTGCACTCGCGTGATTTGCACATCGGTTATTTGCATTCCGTAACCCTCGCACTGTTTCTCCCATAAAACACATTGTAATTACTATTGCATTCTATGTCAAGAAGACATTTCTATAATGACTTTCCAATGGTTAAACAAATACTATACAATCAAAAAAGTGAATAATACCGGATTGTTTACAGAGATTCGTTCGGTTACGGTTGAGCGGCAATCCCCGTATGACCGAAACCGCCTGTTCCCCGCTCCGTCTCATCCAGGTTGTCCGACTCTTCGAGTTCTACCTGATGGTACACCGGTTGAAACACCAGTTGCGCTACCCGATCCCTCTTGCGAATATCCACGTGTTTGTCACCGAGATTGATCAAAATAACCCCGATATCGCCCGTATAGTCAGCATCAACAGTGCCAGGGCTGTTCAGCAGTGTGATGCCGTGACGCAAGGCGAGACCGCTGCGCGGGCGAACTTGAGCCTCCATCCCTTCCCCCACTTGAATGGCGATTCCTGTGCGAACCAAGATGCGCTCGCCGGGAAAGATGCGAATGGAATCGAACTGCTCATAATAGGGATCGCCAGCGTTTTCCGGAAGAACAGCGTCCAAGACATGCAGATCAAACCCGCTGGATAACCGGGTCTGTCTTTGTGGAAGGATTGCCTCGCGATGAAGCCGTTTGACTTGTACTTTCATGGACGATGTCCTTTCTATCGTAACGATGTATAGTCGATGCCCTATTTGTCATTTCGACAGAGTCTATATTTCTTCCTTCTTGAGAGCCCTTTCTCCTCTTTCTCTTTCAGCTTGATGCATCCGATCTCTTCCATGTTTTTAAGCGTTTTGAAAGACGAGGACCAGGGGATAGGTAATATCGAAGAGCCATGAGGGGAGATGGCATTACCTGCTTTTCATGTATTCGATCACGCGCTAGAATGTGATTGATAGATCATTGAGCAGTTACCCACAAGTTGCCGAAGCCAGGCAAGCCATGGATACTGCCGTAACGAGGAGTGCTGTTGAATGAAGCCCACTGTGTTCATCTCCGGGAAGATCCCTGCCATCGCCTACGAGATGCTCTCCCGTCAATTCGATGTGACGATGCATGATGACCTCCGTCTTTTATCCAAAGGAGAAATTTTTGAAGGGCTAAAAGACAAGGACGCCTTGCTCTCTCTCCTATCGGACAGTATTGACGCCGATATCATCGCTGGTTCGCTCAATCTGAAGGTTATCGCCAACTATGGCGCTGGCTTCAACAATATCGATGTGACTGCCGCCACCGCTCGCGGCATCCCGGTCACCAACACACCCATCGTCTCCACTGACGCTACGGCAGAACTGACCTGAGGCCTGATCCTGTCGATCGCCCGCCGCATCGTGGAAGGCGACAAAAACACGCGGGCCGGCCGTTTTACCGGCTGGGCGCCCCTCTACCACCTGGGTACCGAAGTGACGGGCAAGACGCTCGGCATCGTCGGCATGGGCAACATCGGCAAGGCTGTCGCCAAACGGGCCAAGGGCTTTGACATGAAAGTCCTCTACTACAACAGGAACCGTCTCAGCCCCGAACTGGAGAAGGAATTTAACGCCGAATACGCGCCACTGGAATCGGTGATCACACAGGCAGATTTTCTCACCTTCCACATCAGTTACAACCCATCGCTGCGCCATATGATCGGCCCAAGAGAACTGCAGATGATGAAAAGGACGGCGTTTCTGATCAACGCCGCCCGGGGTCCCCTTGTCGATGAGGCCGCCCTGCTTGAGGCGTTGCGCAACAAGACCATCGCCGGCGCGGCCCTTGATGTCTATGAGTTTGAACCAAAGATCACGCCGGGACTGGAGGCTTTAGACAATGTGGTGCTTTGCCCCCACCTGGGAAACGCCACCGTAGAAACGCGCGACGCCATGGCCGAAATCGCTGCGAAAAACATCATCGCTGTCCTGACAGGCGGGAAAGCCTTGACTCCGGTGAACCCACAGGTGTACGCCTGATCACCCTTGCAATCCCCATATACGGAAGTGTGCGAACCCGGAGGGTAAACTCCGGGTTCGCCGTATCTTAAGCAAAACAATGGATTTCAGAATCGCCGCAAGGAGCCCGCGCCATGGGATCGTGACAACAGATATCCAGCGAGAATGAGGTTGAACAGGGCCATCAATCCGTAGTATCCGGGCATATTCCACCACCAGCCGAGCAGCAGCAGACAGATGCTGACCGCAAGCAGGCGGATGATCAGTCCTTTTCCTGAGGAAGCGCCTGCGTTGTTTTCACCGGGGTTATCATTTTCCGCAGCAAGGGATCGCAGTAACGGTGCTTGCTCCTCAAATTGGGCGGGCTGCCGAAAAAGCGGTCCGATCTGCTGGAGGAACGGCCAGACGAGAATGGCCGCCAGCATGGCCAGCAGATAAGCTTGGCCGGGCCCGCCGGGCCAAAGCGCCGACAGGAACAGATAGACAGGAAGAATGATCGCGAACAGCCGCAAGATAAATGATTGCATGAAAAAAATCCCCTCCTGCCGGTAGTTTTGCCAACAAGAGGGGATTTTACCCGATATTCACCTTATTTCCAAATCAGTTCGACGCGCCCCCGGTCCGGGATGGGTGTGGCGTAGTCGGCAGTAAAGCCATTGACACGCATGTCCAGCTTGGTCTTTCCCTCTGGCGGGGCGGGATCGAAATCGATCAGGGCCAATAATTCCGACAGGATCAGGTCGGCGGAACGCCCGGCTTTGACGACGATGTTATCGCCGTCATTCACCTGTTCCTCCCCTGTCGCCGGCTGGTTGTTGAGGGTAAAGGCGGGCGCCTGCCCGGGGAAAGACCACTCCCTATCATTGATGCTGACATGGAGGGGTTGGCCTTCCCACTGCTTCAGGTCGACGATCTCTTTTAACGTAAGTCCGGTTACACGGGAAGGGCGGATGTCGATGCGATCACCCGATGCAACAGGACTGTCCAGACGAACGACCTGACCGTTGATCCGCGCCTCCGGCAAGGAGACAGGAACGAGCTTTTCGACGCCGTTGAGGACATAGCGGATGGAATGGGATGCCCGTAACGCCTCCAGATCGCCGACTGCATCGAGCACCTGGGCCAATGTGTCCAGGGGAAAGTAGCGGATCTTCGCCCCGTCCTCCAGGGGGGTGTCCAGGGTCGCCTTTTTTCCGCTCACAGTGACCGGCGGGTCGATATGCACCCCTTGGCCGTTGATCACCAGATCGAGCGGCGTCAAGGCCGGCGCCAGTTGGCGAATCGTTCCGCCGCCATCAGCGCCCTTGCGGGCTTCTTCAAAACGGATCTGATCGCCGGCCCGGACGAAGTGGTCGATCTTCGCCGGTTCGCCGTTGACGGTGATGCGCGCCGGTTCGCCTAGGGTTCCCCGGAGGATTTTGACCTGACCGTTCACCTCCACCGTCATGGCCAGACCGGGCAAGCCATGGATATGGCGAAGACTGACACCGGCCGCCAGCAAGGCATCACCCACCGTGCCCAGTTGCATGTTGAACAGCCGCACCGGTTGCTCGTTGACGGTGACTTCGTAAAAGCCGAGGGTCTGGTGTTTGATCGAGGTCGCAGCGATTCCGACGGGGGTGACAAACTCCGGTCCTTTCATGTTCTCCAGGTTTCCCGTCAGATCGCGGAGGCTTTCCCGCCCCCGGACACCGACCCGATCCCGCGGCAGGCCAAGGGCGCGCGCCAACTGCGCCGGCAGCAGCGGCGTCAGGGAGCCGCCGCCGACGAGGATGACCGCTTGCGGCGCCTTGCCATTAAGGGTGATGATCTTGTCGGCGATCTGGCAGGCCAGGTGTTCCACCGTCGGTTCCAGCGAGGCCAACAATTCCCGGACATCCAGTTCCTGTTCGAAGCCGAGGACATCACAGGCGCAGACCTGCTTGCCCTCCAGTTCGGTCACTTCCCTACCGGGCGCGCTCTGCACGAGGGACTGCAGTTCCCGTTTGACCCGTTCCCCTTCACCGAACTCGAGCAGGTATTTCTGACAGATCTGCTCCGTGATCTCGTCACCAGCGACAGGGACCATGTCATAGGCAATCACGGTGCCCCCGGAGGTGATGGCGATATCCGAGGTTCCCGCGCCGATGTCAACGAGCGTCAGGTTCAGTTGGCGCATGTTCGGCGGGATGACCACGTTGATGGCGGCAATCGGCTCCAGGGTGAGGCTCTTCATCTCCAGCCCGGCGCGCTGGAGCACGGAAAACATGGAATCGACGACCACCCGGGGCAGGAAGGTGCCGATGACTTCGATCTCCGCCGCAAGTCCTCGCTGGCCCACCAGGTTGCCGATGGGCTGTCCTTCGAGGTAGTGGTTGACAACACTGTAGCCGACACAGTGGTAGTCGCGAACTGCGTCGCCACCGGCGCTCTTCAGTTCCTTTTGCGCCTGCTGAAGGGCCGCCAGTTCCATTCCCAGGACATCTTCCGGCGTGTATTCCTGCAGGGAGGGCGATTTGCGTCCCGCCCGCCCCCGCGACGTCTTCAGCGCCCGCCCGGCAGCGGCGACAGCCACCTCCCGCAACGGTTGCTCCAGCCGCGCTTCCAGGTGCTCTTTGATGCGACGAACCACCTGGGTCACCTGAACCACATCATGGATCTGACCGTCCAACATCGCCCGCTGGCGGTGTTCCTCCATGGCGGTATGTATGATGTCCAATCCTTCTTCTGCCGCTCGGGCGACGATCCCGACAACACTCCGGGTTCCGATGTCGAGGGCGAAGATATAATGATCCTGTTCCGGCATGTCCAGTCCTCCTGCATGCGAAAATGCCGCAGGACCTTTTTTCGACCCGGCGGCATGGTTTTCCTGCTCTTTTAAAAGAACCTGCCGCGCCTCCCCTTCCCTGACTGCGGCGTCAACCAGGGGCCGTCAAGCCGAGAGAAGTTCCAGAAACTCGTCCTTGCTGAGGCCGGCTTGTTGCAAGATGCCCATCAGGGTGCCTTTTTTCAGGTCTTTCTGGTTTCCCGGGACGGTGACGGCCAAAAGCTCCCCCGCTCCCGCTTTTACAAGCCGGAGGTGGCTGCCTTTTTGCCGAACCGGTGTGAAACCGTCCCGGGAAAGAACCTTGGCCACATCGAGGCCGGACACCGTAGGTAAGCGGCCGGACATCCCCAAAACAGCGTCACCTCCAGTTTCCTCTGGAGGCGCGACAGGATTCGTCTCTATTTTGTTCATTCGGACCTCTTTTTAGCGATTCCTCTTTTCCACAAACTTCCCTTTTCTCGGATTTGCGCATAAAAGAACGCGACGGTGATACCCTAATGAATGCAGCTTGCTAAAAGCATCCACGCTCCCACCATTATGCTGCAGGAGATGATGCATCATCCTTACCCGGTGGTTCCTGCTCTCCCTGCTGGCTGTGGCCATGGCCGTTCACCCGGCGTCGGCCTTTGCCGCTCCAGCGTCAGGAGGGCTTGAAGCCCTGTCCGACGACGAAGCGCCCTTGCGAACGTTGGCCCAAATGGCCATGAACGGATACCGCCTTTCGGCCCCCATGGAGGTCGATGCCTCCGCCTATGACGCCTGTATCCAGTGCTGCGGAAAGAGCGACGGCATCACGAAAACTGGTCACAAAGCG encodes:
- a CDS encoding VOC family protein, which codes for MKIHRIDHVGVVINDLSVAKTFFLDFGLELVGEREVEGEWVDRVVGLNNVKAKCVVFRTPDGQANIELFKFYNPSDDQGILKPSANTLGIRHIAFAVKDIEAIVAKLKKKGTEIFSEIQQYKESYKVCLLRGPEGIILELAEEIK
- a CDS encoding CBO0543 family protein is translated as MNTADLIRDLRLQLWGIIYPQWRADLFSTRWWFIVIVIAVSYMIWWKYVDKHRLSNILLFGSFIAVSRIIMDDVGASIGGFVYSVKLLPLGHSLFLNDLTVFPLISMLVYQYCSTWKSFILWTTITETMLCFLFLPLLSSFEIFQLYTWKYYHTFLIMWVVMIVMRVVMLAVLWFEQQDDEFKRADR
- the spoVG gene encoding septation regulator SpoVG; the encoded protein is MNITEVKIRKVNLENTVKAIVSVTIGDEFVIHDIKVVETPKGIFVAMPSRKTPDGKYRDIAHPISQEARAILSEVVLEAFQSATGEKEQVAL
- a CDS encoding SpoVG family protein; this translates as MRITDVQIRKLFDDSDMKAIASMTIDDMFVIHDIKVIEGESGLVVSMPAIAQPISTQVKSTIAEVILRSYQGALADDDLSIEQ
- a CDS encoding SpoVG family protein — protein: MQITDVQITRVQLDKIKAIASITLDDALIINGIKVIEGPEGLAVEMPRRKPFTEGIRYTAHPTNKEAWEYVTQTVIKAFRKMEYIEV
- the dut gene encoding dUTP diphosphatase → MKVQVKRLHREAILPQRQTRLSSGFDLHVLDAVLPENAGDPYYEQFDSIRIFPGERILVRTGIAIQVGEGMEAQVRPRSGLALRHGITLLNSPGTVDADYTGDIGVILINLGDKHVDIRKRDRVAQLVFQPVYHQVELEESDNLDETERGTGGFGHTGIAAQP
- a CDS encoding Rossmann-fold NAD(P)-binding domain-containing protein; protein product: MKPTVFISGKIPAIAYEMLSRQFDVTMHDDLRLLSKGEIFEGLKDKDALLSLLSDSIDADIIAGSLNLKVIANYGAGFNNIDVTAATARGIPVTNTPIVSTDATAELT
- a CDS encoding NAD(P)-dependent oxidoreductase codes for the protein MSIARRIVEGDKNTRAGRFTGWAPLYHLGTEVTGKTLGIVGMGNIGKAVAKRAKGFDMKVLYYNRNRLSPELEKEFNAEYAPLESVITQADFLTFHISYNPSLRHMIGPRELQMMKRTAFLINAARGPLVDEAALLEALRNKTIAGAALDVYEFEPKITPGLEALDNVVLCPHLGNATVETRDAMAEIAAKNIIAVLTGGKALTPVNPQVYA
- a CDS encoding cell division protein FtsA gives rise to the protein MPEQDHYIFALDIGTRSVVGIVARAAEEGLDIIHTAMEEHRQRAMLDGQIHDVVQVTQVVRRIKEHLEARLEQPLREVAVAAAGRALKTSRGRAGRKSPSLQEYTPEDVLGMELAALQQAQKELKSAGGDAVRDYHCVGYSVVNHYLEGQPIGNLVGQRGLAAEIEVIGTFLPRVVVDSMFSVLQRAGLEMKSLTLEPIAAINVVIPPNMRQLNLTLVDIGAGTSDIAITSGGTVIAYDMVPVAGDEITEQICQKYLLEFGEGERVKRELQSLVQSAPGREVTELEGKQVCACDVLGFEQELDVRELLASLEPTVEHLACQIADKIITLNGKAPQAVILVGGGSLTPLLPAQLARALGLPRDRVGVRGRESLRDLTGNLENMKGPEFVTPVGIAATSIKHQTLGFYEVTVNEQPVRLFNMQLGTVGDALLAAGVSLRHIHGLPGLAMTVEVNGQVKILRGTLGEPARITVNGEPAKIDHFVRAGDQIRFEEARKGADGGGTIRQLAPALTPLDLVINGQGVHIDPPVTVSGKKATLDTPLEDGAKIRYFPLDTLAQVLDAVGDLEALRASHSIRYVLNGVEKLVPVSLPEARINGQVVRLDSPVASGDRIDIRPSRVTGLTLKEIVDLKQWEGQPLHVSINDREWSFPGQAPAFTLNNQPATGEEQVNDGDNIVVKAGRSADLILSELLALIDFDPAPPEGKTKLDMRVNGFTADYATPIPDRGRVELIWK
- a CDS encoding type II toxin-antitoxin system HicA family toxin, which produces MNKIETNPVAPPEETGGDAVLGMSGRLPTVSGLDVAKVLSRDGFTPVRQKGSHLRLVKAGAGELLAVTVPGNQKDLKKGTLMGILQQAGLSKDEFLELLSA